Proteins encoded together in one Luteimonas fraxinea window:
- a CDS encoding ABC transporter ATP-binding protein has protein sequence MESFIDLAGVTKIYKGQAGSVTVLEALDLQIEKGEFVAMMGPSGSGKTTLLNILGGLDRPTGGTVRVGEQQIDALSSSELSRWRSQNVGFIFQFYNLMPVLTALQNVQLPLLLTRMKASERMRRAQIALDLVGLAERSKHRPAELSGGQQQRVAIARAIVADPQLLICDEPTGDLDRQSASDVLALLQSLSRDHGKTIVMVTHDAKAAEYAATTHHLEKGRLLEASAPTA, from the coding sequence GTGGAGAGCTTCATCGACTTGGCTGGCGTGACAAAGATCTACAAGGGCCAAGCGGGCTCCGTGACCGTTCTTGAGGCTCTTGATCTGCAGATCGAGAAGGGCGAGTTTGTCGCGATGATGGGGCCATCGGGTTCGGGCAAGACAACGCTCTTGAACATCCTCGGTGGGCTGGATCGACCAACGGGCGGAACCGTGCGAGTGGGAGAGCAGCAGATCGATGCGCTGAGCAGTTCGGAGCTTTCCAGGTGGAGAAGTCAGAATGTTGGCTTCATCTTCCAGTTCTACAACCTCATGCCCGTTCTCACGGCGCTTCAGAATGTGCAACTGCCGCTGCTTCTGACGAGGATGAAGGCCTCAGAGCGAATGCGTCGTGCCCAGATTGCGCTGGATCTGGTCGGCCTGGCGGAAAGAAGTAAGCATCGCCCGGCAGAGCTGTCCGGCGGGCAACAACAAAGAGTTGCCATAGCGCGAGCCATCGTTGCGGATCCGCAGCTTCTGATCTGCGATGAGCCGACCGGCGACTTGGACCGTCAGTCCGCGAGTGATGTTTTGGCGCTGCTACAGAGTCTCAGTCGCGATCATGGTAAGACCATCGTCATGGTGACCCACGACGCGAAGGCCGCGGAATACGCGGCCACTACACACCATCTTGAAAAGGGTCGCCTGCTGGAGGCGTCGGCACCTACTGCGTGA
- a CDS encoding DUF2235 domain-containing protein, which produces MPKNILIFADGTGQAGGVRPDQQLSNIYKLFRATRIGPDSPIDPREQVAFYDPGLGTRVQDGHVRLSIRQAFKDLAGLAVGLGFSHNVIDCYEAILERYEPGDRIFLFGFSRGGYTVRSVANVLNLCGVPTTDGEGGPLPRKGKRLRAIAREAVVRVYEHGAGHPRKKFEGQREALARVFRRKYGAGEGEHRGEVYPEFVGVFDSVAALGLRWQIRLALTVIGLGGLALLAGAVAWAASAWFGWNGWGAFGIAVIGGVAGAIAAYLRSTLRWVSDELKREAPKWHVALWKSDHYDSLLDPRISHARHALAIDETRTQFGRVIWGGNANRQQADELRFQQRWFAGNHSDIGGSYPEEESRLSDIALAWMVGEARMLPHPLLIDPSKLQLYPDASGPQHCEIFAQKQKAWWARLVPWPSAPRQIKTDAVLDPTVYERFKAESVLMCDRKGAYRPESLRGHKKLPEFY; this is translated from the coding sequence ATGCCCAAGAACATTCTGATTTTTGCTGACGGCACTGGCCAAGCTGGTGGAGTGCGTCCGGATCAGCAGCTCAGCAACATCTACAAGCTCTTCCGCGCAACGCGTATTGGTCCTGATAGTCCGATTGATCCGAGAGAGCAGGTAGCCTTCTACGATCCGGGGCTCGGAACTCGGGTCCAAGATGGCCATGTGCGCTTGAGTATTCGGCAGGCTTTCAAGGACCTCGCCGGCCTGGCGGTGGGGCTTGGATTTAGCCACAATGTTATCGATTGTTACGAGGCGATTCTAGAGCGGTATGAGCCGGGGGATCGAATTTTTCTCTTCGGCTTCAGTCGTGGCGGCTACACGGTTCGTTCCGTGGCCAATGTCTTGAATCTATGTGGCGTGCCGACGACCGATGGCGAGGGAGGACCGTTGCCTCGGAAGGGTAAGCGGCTGCGTGCGATCGCACGGGAGGCCGTTGTCCGCGTCTATGAGCACGGTGCTGGGCATCCGCGAAAGAAGTTCGAGGGCCAGCGAGAAGCGCTAGCACGCGTCTTCAGGCGAAAGTATGGCGCCGGTGAGGGTGAGCACCGTGGTGAGGTCTATCCGGAGTTCGTTGGAGTTTTCGACTCCGTGGCCGCACTGGGCCTGCGTTGGCAGATCCGACTGGCGCTGACGGTTATTGGCTTGGGTGGGCTAGCGTTGCTTGCCGGCGCGGTGGCATGGGCAGCCAGCGCTTGGTTTGGCTGGAATGGATGGGGGGCATTCGGCATCGCAGTGATCGGGGGAGTAGCTGGCGCTATAGCGGCCTATCTGCGATCTACACTTCGCTGGGTGTCAGACGAGCTCAAGCGTGAGGCGCCAAAGTGGCATGTCGCTCTTTGGAAGTCTGATCACTACGACAGTCTCCTTGACCCGCGGATCTCGCATGCGCGCCACGCGCTCGCCATCGACGAGACGCGCACGCAATTCGGCAGAGTGATTTGGGGCGGAAACGCGAACCGACAGCAGGCTGACGAGCTTCGTTTCCAGCAGCGTTGGTTTGCTGGCAATCATTCCGATATCGGAGGCAGCTACCCCGAAGAGGAGTCACGCCTGTCCGATATCGCGCTCGCGTGGATGGTTGGAGAAGCTCGCATGCTGCCACACCCGCTGCTGATCGATCCAAGCAAGCTACAGCTCTATCCCGACGCCTCGGGACCGCAGCACTGCGAGATTTTTGCGCAGAAGCAGAAAGCTTGGTGGGCCCGACTGGTGCCGTGGCCGAGCGCGCCGCGACAGATTAAGACAGACGCAGTTCTTGATCCGACTGTATACGAACGCTTCAAGGCAGAAAGCGTTCTTATGTGCGATCGGAAAGGAGCGTATCGGCCCGAGTCATTGCGCGGGCACAAAAAGTTGCCGGAGTTCTATTAG
- the cas2 gene encoding CRISPR-associated endonuclease Cas2 yields MTTYTVSYDLNNQKDYPRLWAELERLGGQRTQNSYWLVSVGNTAKELHDHLKSFMDGDDALWVTELTRNHYYSKAKAGTNNWIESHPPAR; encoded by the coding sequence ATGACGACTTACACAGTTTCCTATGATCTGAACAACCAAAAGGATTATCCGAGGCTGTGGGCCGAGCTTGAGCGCCTCGGAGGACAGCGCACTCAGAACTCCTATTGGCTTGTTTCGGTCGGAAACACGGCGAAAGAGCTTCACGATCACCTTAAGAGCTTCATGGACGGAGACGACGCGCTCTGGGTCACTGAGCTCACTAGAAATCACTACTATTCGAAAGCGAAGGCTGGAACGAACAATTGGATTGAAAGCCATCCTCCCGCCCGGTGA
- a CDS encoding efflux RND transporter periplasmic adaptor subunit: MEQGRDKSELLKDLKIDREAAQEKAPPSRGKAPFVLVAIVVAALIAWLGFFRGQGERTVAVQMEPPRTTTVPAVGAHSVLDASGYVVARRTATVSSQVIGVVTEVLFEEGDQVEKGQILAKLDAKTASAQLQASQRQATAAEHAVRQLEVQLAQAVRESARAQELASVGLVARQDAEQASSRVDEVRAQVRTQGGNVDVYKAQAQVAQVNLDLSVIRAPFGGVITSKAAQVGEIISPSAASGYTRTGIATIVDMESLEVEVEVGEASIGRVRPDMRVQVNLNAYPDFQIPGKVIAIIPAADRGRATIKVRVGLDIEDPRIVPDMGARVSFVDEAGQSVADLGTQQVETGG; this comes from the coding sequence ATGGAACAGGGACGAGACAAAAGCGAGCTGTTGAAGGATCTGAAGATCGACAGGGAAGCGGCGCAGGAGAAGGCGCCGCCGAGTCGCGGCAAGGCACCGTTTGTCCTGGTCGCTATTGTTGTTGCCGCATTGATCGCATGGCTTGGCTTCTTCAGAGGGCAGGGTGAGAGGACGGTCGCCGTTCAAATGGAGCCACCGCGCACGACCACCGTGCCTGCCGTGGGTGCGCACTCGGTGCTCGACGCATCGGGGTATGTGGTGGCGCGACGCACGGCTACCGTGTCATCTCAGGTCATAGGTGTCGTCACGGAAGTCCTCTTCGAAGAGGGCGATCAGGTCGAGAAAGGCCAGATCCTCGCGAAACTGGATGCCAAGACGGCGAGTGCCCAGCTCCAGGCCTCGCAGCGCCAGGCCACCGCTGCCGAACATGCGGTGCGACAACTTGAGGTCCAGCTTGCGCAAGCGGTGCGCGAAAGCGCTCGGGCCCAGGAACTCGCTTCGGTAGGCCTCGTTGCGAGACAGGATGCCGAGCAAGCGAGTTCGCGTGTTGACGAGGTTCGCGCGCAGGTCAGGACGCAGGGCGGCAATGTCGATGTCTACAAAGCGCAGGCACAGGTTGCCCAGGTCAACCTTGATCTATCAGTAATACGCGCGCCCTTTGGCGGCGTCATTACTTCGAAGGCCGCCCAGGTGGGAGAGATCATCTCGCCGAGCGCTGCCAGCGGCTACACCCGCACGGGTATCGCCACGATCGTGGATATGGAGTCGCTTGAAGTCGAGGTTGAGGTCGGTGAGGCGTCAATCGGTCGCGTGAGGCCAGACATGCGTGTCCAGGTCAATCTCAATGCGTATCCCGACTTCCAGATCCCCGGCAAGGTGATTGCCATCATTCCTGCGGCGGACCGCGGGCGAGCGACGATCAAAGTCCGCGTTGGTCTCGATATCGAGGATCCGCGCATCGTTCCCGATATGGGAGCGCGCGTGAGCTTTGTTGACGAGGCTGGCCAGTCGGTTGCCGATCTGGGAACCCAACAAGTTGAGACAGGAGGTTGA
- a CDS encoding DUF4209 domain-containing protein, with the protein MDASFVVPEAKGESVSRGLFFGFIEDWLGAAAHLLPGMEPIVRHLIKLAGGNTTVLDGNDVQRERTLNELLSMPEAEAFFVKNLIFELQSHLTDPAGFNLCNLYCHGLLSDQDAESAGMISLWWLIWRMVLFPWRDHPTLLALAQEGVDSGIDDLNPLAEVNNASVASDA; encoded by the coding sequence GTGGATGCGTCATTCGTGGTTCCTGAGGCTAAGGGGGAGTCTGTTTCGCGTGGACTGTTTTTTGGTTTCATAGAAGACTGGCTTGGCGCCGCGGCACACTTGCTGCCAGGGATGGAGCCGATCGTCAGACATCTGATCAAGCTGGCCGGGGGAAACACGACCGTCTTGGACGGAAACGACGTTCAGAGGGAGCGAACGCTCAACGAGCTTTTGTCGATGCCGGAAGCGGAAGCATTCTTCGTAAAAAATCTGATTTTTGAGTTGCAGTCTCATCTCACAGATCCCGCAGGCTTCAATCTGTGCAACCTCTACTGTCACGGGTTGCTTTCAGATCAGGATGCTGAGAGCGCTGGGATGATCTCGTTGTGGTGGCTGATCTGGCGCATGGTGCTGTTCCCTTGGCGCGATCATCCGACGCTTCTCGCGCTAGCGCAGGAGGGTGTTGACTCGGGTATAGATGACTTAAATCCTCTGGCAGAGGTAAATAACGCTAGCGTGGCGTCGGATGCCTAG
- a CDS encoding tyrosine-type recombinase/integrase produces the protein MTEEEDLDGKSRQRFKGASSIRKVPIAQPLLDAGFLDFIEDIRECGHPRLFPNLSAGINRTTGVSNDCYSMSFIGQYSRYLKTLGFAKGVAFHAFRHTLATRLVERGATLPDVALISGHSEGSGYKQLKQYVHVRPVVLREKQAATLDLFNPRVVFPRYERGQFKHRLGVGAKKYP, from the coding sequence TTGACCGAAGAGGAGGACCTGGACGGTAAGAGCCGGCAGCGCTTCAAGGGCGCCTCGTCCATCCGCAAGGTTCCGATCGCCCAGCCTTTGCTGGATGCGGGCTTCCTAGACTTCATCGAGGACATCCGGGAGTGCGGTCACCCCCGCCTCTTTCCGAACTTGTCGGCCGGTATCAACCGCACGACAGGTGTGAGCAACGATTGCTACAGCATGAGCTTTATCGGCCAGTATTCGCGCTATCTGAAGACGCTGGGCTTTGCGAAGGGCGTGGCCTTCCACGCTTTCCGACACACGCTTGCGACCCGGCTAGTGGAACGCGGCGCCACACTTCCCGATGTCGCCTTGATTTCAGGGCACAGCGAGGGGAGCGGATATAAGCAACTCAAGCAGTATGTGCATGTCCGCCCGGTTGTCCTGCGCGAGAAGCAGGCGGCGACGCTCGACCTGTTCAATCCGCGGGTCGTTTTTCCCAGGTATGAGCGCGGGCAGTTCAAGCATCGGCTGGGTGTGGGGGCGAAGAAGTATCCGTGA
- a CDS encoding DUF7380 domain-containing protein, which translates to MAILEAPVDEEVYQRLDWTSPAAEINGRHGQWGVARKLWEQAEVFRENGQLTAAQALRLLGGAVSMHMRSPSHAPFGSAIQMDGRRSASIEDLGEHDVALPRELPSMRPTHG; encoded by the coding sequence ATGGCTATTCTTGAAGCTCCGGTCGACGAGGAGGTTTACCAGAGACTGGACTGGACCTCGCCAGCGGCTGAGATAAACGGCCGTCATGGTCAGTGGGGCGTGGCGCGAAAGTTGTGGGAACAGGCCGAGGTCTTTCGAGAGAACGGTCAGTTGACTGCAGCTCAAGCGTTGAGGCTGCTGGGTGGTGCGGTCTCGATGCACATGCGAAGCCCGTCACATGCGCCGTTCGGTTCGGCGATACAGATGGATGGTAGGCGCAGCGCTTCAATAGAAGATTTAGGTGAGCACGATGTTGCGCTGCCGCGCGAGCTGCCATCGATGCGCCCTACCCATGGCTGA
- a CDS encoding ABC transporter permease has product MTGRTFRESAQVLMLLLSTHRVRPRDSLLIAAGFLITTATLAVMLAIPSGIERIGSGTGQSTIALALSASASDEVSSSLMPEQVAVLSGLPGIAKFADGKPMMATQFLANTKLDRADGQRSTVLVRGINAQTLELLDPGLVDLTNALHFGSREVAVSNTLRSQFPALGGSSVTFQGRDWQVASGLETGGSLWESEIWTDFSALQAAFNRSGRSSSVWLRLSSEDALENLQAAVRDDPRLQEVRIVRQTDYYQQQVGFLVRFVRLAAAGISVLLGTGAVLAISTTLGMALERRRREMATLRAIGFSDASIVIASLLDVLLQGAIATALALLCVYALLDGASFGTSSANSAVYASFSVSAGVMGMVFAYSLALGLLSAALPIKRVLGGKLVDALKD; this is encoded by the coding sequence ATGACAGGCAGAACATTTCGCGAAAGCGCGCAAGTCCTGATGCTGCTCCTCTCGACTCACCGAGTGCGGCCCAGAGACAGCCTCCTGATCGCAGCTGGCTTCTTGATCACGACAGCCACGCTTGCGGTGATGCTGGCCATCCCATCCGGCATCGAGCGGATTGGCAGTGGAACAGGGCAAAGCACCATTGCGTTGGCCCTTTCGGCGAGCGCCTCTGACGAAGTGTCGAGCAGCCTCATGCCCGAGCAGGTTGCTGTCTTGTCCGGACTGCCGGGCATCGCGAAGTTCGCGGATGGGAAGCCGATGATGGCTACCCAGTTCTTGGCGAACACCAAGCTTGATCGAGCAGATGGGCAGCGCAGCACGGTGCTGGTTCGAGGGATCAACGCGCAGACGCTAGAACTGCTGGATCCGGGCCTAGTTGATCTGACGAATGCGCTGCATTTCGGAAGCAGGGAAGTCGCCGTCAGCAACACGCTGCGATCGCAGTTTCCGGCGCTAGGGGGAAGCTCGGTTACTTTCCAAGGTCGGGACTGGCAGGTTGCCAGTGGGCTTGAGACCGGTGGCAGTCTCTGGGAGTCGGAGATCTGGACGGACTTCTCCGCGCTGCAGGCAGCCTTCAACCGCTCGGGGCGCAGCTCTTCCGTCTGGCTTCGGCTGAGCTCCGAAGATGCGCTGGAAAATCTCCAAGCGGCGGTGCGCGATGACCCTCGACTTCAGGAGGTTCGCATCGTTCGCCAGACTGACTACTACCAGCAACAAGTGGGCTTCCTGGTGCGCTTTGTTCGGTTGGCGGCAGCGGGAATATCGGTGCTGCTGGGAACCGGGGCGGTGCTCGCAATTTCCACGACGCTGGGCATGGCACTCGAACGCCGCAGGCGCGAGATGGCCACGCTACGCGCGATCGGCTTCTCAGACGCTTCGATCGTAATTGCGTCGCTACTTGATGTGCTGCTTCAGGGCGCGATTGCCACTGCGCTTGCACTGCTTTGCGTCTACGCGCTCTTGGATGGCGCGAGCTTCGGAACCTCAAGTGCGAACAGTGCCGTCTACGCAAGCTTCTCTGTGTCGGCTGGCGTGATGGGGATGGTGTTCGCATACAGCCTCGCCTTGGGTCTGTTGAGTGCCGCGTTACCAATCAAGCGAGTGCTGGGCGGCAAGCTCGTTGACGCTTTGAAAGATTGA
- a CDS encoding aspartyl/asparaginyl beta-hydroxylase domain-containing protein codes for MSQPFFYSGPDCVISYISDEVVTLWRKTVDDNRQGNCDLTALGGKWACSYLKRSFSWVEAACNQFETTNAFLRSQRVAKEAMFSRLDPGTHIELHSDYANYVTTVHLPLVSADALIEVGGEGREYEDGVPICLDSTFMHQVRCPGTIPRDVLLYNVWHPDLSDDEIWAIEFIRASWWPGVSFDPDLGP; via the coding sequence TTGAGCCAACCGTTCTTTTACTCTGGCCCAGATTGTGTCATCTCGTATATCAGCGATGAAGTCGTGACCCTTTGGCGAAAGACGGTTGACGACAACCGCCAGGGAAATTGTGATCTGACCGCGCTAGGCGGCAAATGGGCCTGCAGCTACCTCAAAAGAAGTTTTTCGTGGGTCGAGGCGGCATGCAATCAGTTCGAAACAACGAATGCTTTCTTGAGGTCACAGCGAGTTGCGAAAGAAGCGATGTTCTCGCGGCTTGATCCAGGAACTCATATTGAGCTGCACTCCGACTACGCCAACTATGTGACTACGGTTCACCTGCCTCTCGTTTCCGCCGATGCGCTGATCGAGGTGGGAGGTGAGGGTCGTGAATACGAAGATGGCGTTCCGATTTGCCTCGACTCCACTTTCATGCATCAGGTTCGCTGCCCCGGCACGATCCCGCGGGATGTGCTTCTCTACAATGTGTGGCATCCGGACCTCAGCGATGACGAGATCTGGGCGATCGAGTTCATTCGAGCTTCTTGGTGGCCTGGCGTCTCGTTTGACCCGGATCTGGGGCCATAA
- a CDS encoding ABC transporter six-transmembrane domain-containing protein: MGRVGSLIIPFVRRHRIRLVVAYATSTAGSVAGQLYPIATALAINGVLEGRYWAVLWLLVCHFSALVLEVAAKMLDTRVFTRLYADMASDLVIRSHEEGVDPSLIAARTSLSREYVTFLERDVPAVILAIVSLGVSLSALFWLDPVLASSCLLLFLPLYVINRWLAVRSLSLNAGLNDRLEHEVRLVRAGGARQVRRHFTALSGWRVRISDAEAKAFGAMELTVIILFAVALWRLSETGNERPGDIYAIFAYLWKFVLALDQVPQLVQQLAKLKDLNGRLARKIAVGEAR; this comes from the coding sequence TTGGGACGGGTAGGCAGCTTGATCATTCCATTTGTCCGCCGTCATCGGATCAGGCTGGTGGTGGCCTATGCCACCTCGACGGCCGGCAGTGTCGCAGGTCAGCTCTATCCCATCGCAACTGCGCTTGCGATCAATGGTGTGCTCGAAGGGCGTTACTGGGCCGTCCTATGGCTTCTGGTCTGCCACTTCAGCGCGCTTGTTCTCGAAGTCGCTGCCAAGATGCTGGACACGCGGGTGTTCACTCGGCTCTATGCTGACATGGCGTCTGACCTTGTCATTAGGTCGCATGAAGAAGGTGTAGACCCATCTCTGATCGCCGCCCGGACCTCGCTGTCTCGGGAGTATGTGACCTTCCTTGAGCGCGATGTTCCTGCGGTCATCTTGGCGATCGTTAGCCTCGGCGTGTCGCTTTCCGCGCTCTTCTGGCTCGACCCCGTCCTCGCGAGCTCCTGCTTGCTGCTGTTCTTGCCTCTCTACGTCATCAATCGGTGGCTGGCGGTGCGCTCCCTTTCGCTGAACGCAGGTCTCAACGACAGGCTTGAACATGAGGTCCGGCTCGTGCGCGCTGGCGGCGCACGACAGGTGCGACGCCATTTCACTGCCTTGAGTGGGTGGAGGGTCAGGATTTCGGATGCGGAAGCAAAAGCTTTTGGCGCGATGGAATTGACGGTCATTATCCTGTTCGCCGTTGCGCTTTGGCGGCTGTCTGAAACAGGGAACGAAAGACCTGGCGATATCTACGCGATCTTCGCTTACCTGTGGAAGTTTGTGCTCGCACTGGATCAAGTGCCCCAGCTTGTGCAGCAGCTGGCGAAGCTCAAGGATCTCAACGGACGCCTGGCTCGAAAGATCGCGGTTGGCGAAGCCCGTTAG